From the genome of Labrus bergylta chromosome 12, fLabBer1.1, whole genome shotgun sequence, one region includes:
- the lzic gene encoding protein LZIC — MASRGKSETGKLKQNMEEQLDRLMQQLQDLEECREELDEEEYEETKKETLEQLSEFNDSLKKIMTGDMTLVDDLSGMQLAIQAAISQAFKTPEVIRLFAKKQPGQLRTRLAEMDRDVMVGKLSRHVYTQQKMEILTALRKLGEKLTSEDETFLTENATATLSQFEKVTANSGSEDKIMALASSGVKTKA, encoded by the exons ATGGCTTCTAGAGGGAAATCGGAAACTGGAAAATTGAAGCAAAACATGGAAGAGCAACTTGACAGACTTATGCAGCAGCTTCAGGATCTGGAGGAATGCAG GGAAGAACTGGACGAGGAAGAGTACGAGGAGACAAAGAAGGAAACTTTAGAGCAGCTGAGTGAATTCAACGACTCTTTGAAGAAGATCATGACAGGGGATATGACCCTTGTGGATGATCTCAGTGGAATGCAGCTG GCAATCCAGGCTGCCATCAGCCAGGCATTCAAAACACCAGAGGTGATTCGACTCTTTGCAAAGAAGCAGCCCGGACAGCTAAGGACCAGACTAGCAGAG ATGGATCGTGATGTAATGGTGGGGAAACTATCAAGGCATGTGTACACACAGCAGAAAATGGAAATCCTCACAGCCTTAAGAAAACTTGGAGAGAAG CTCACTTCAGAGGATGAGACTTTTCTTACCGAGAATGCGACAGCAACTCTGAGCCAGTTTGAAAAAGTGACTGCAAATTCAG GCTCTGAAGACAAAATAATGGCCTTAGCTAGCTCTGGAGTAAAAACAAAGGCatag
- the nmnat1 gene encoding nicotinamide/nicotinic acid mononucleotide adenylyltransferase 1: MEGQAVTEVVLLACGSFNPITNMHLRMFELARDHLVDTGQYRVVKGIISPVGDGYKKKGLIEASHRLEMARLATKDSDWITVDAWECLQPEWVETAKVVRHHYDDLLAAEQNIDDVDTVKYTKRRRVEENHFQGSSSDRGRDSSQVMLLCGADVLESFGIPNLWKQEDIAEIVGRYGLVCITRNSNDPHKFIHQSDTLWKYRKNIHVVREWVTNEISATHIRRALRRGRSVRYLLPDKVVRYVQENDLYSAESEKKNADVVLAPFQKCSGALSS; the protein is encoded by the exons ATGGAGGGTCAGGCTGTAACAGAGGTGGTCCTGCTGGCCTGTGGGTCCTTCAACCCCATCACCAACATGCACCTGAGGATGTTTGAACTCGCTCGAGATCATCTGGTAGACACAG GTCAGTACAGGGTGGTGAAAGGCATCATCTCCCCTGTTGGTGATGGCTATAAGAAGAAGGGTTTGATCGAGGCCAGCCACCGACTGGAGATGGCTCGCTTGGCCACTAAGGACTCAGACTGGATCACTGTAGATGCCTGGGAGTGTTTGCAGCCAGAGTGGGTGGAGACAGCTAAAGTTGTTCG GCATCACTATGACGACCTGCTGGCAGCAGAGCAGAACATCGATGACGTGGACacagtcaaatacacaaaaagaagaCGTGTAGAAGAGAATCATTTTCAGGGTTCATCTAGTGACAGAGGCAGAG ACAGCTCTCAGGTGATGTTGCTCTGCGGGGCGGATGTCCTGGAGTCCTTTGGCATCCCCAATCTGTGGAAGCAGGAGGACATCGCTGAGATTGTTGGCCGTTACGGTTTGGTTTGCATCACCCGAAACAGTAATGACCCTCACAAGTTCATCCACCAATCAGACACACTTTGGAAGTATCGCAAGAACATCCATGTGGTCCGAGAGTGGGTGACCAATGAGATCTCAGCCACTCACATTCGTCGGGCATTGCGGCGAGGTCGAAGTGTCAGGTATCTGCTTCCAGACAAAGTTGTTCGCTATGTACAAGAGAATGACCTCTACAGTGCTGAAAGCGAGAAGAAAAATGCAGATGTGGTCCTAGCACCCTTTCAGAAATGCTCGGGTGCCTTATCAAGCTGA
- the rbp7a gene encoding retinoid-binding protein 7a — MPASLSGTWDIISSVNLEGYMKVFGISPSLRKIALKLKLGKVIEHQGDQFIIKTTSILRNYTVSFRVGQEFEEFTGGLDNRHVKSLVKWEGNKLVCEQIGEKKNRGWAHWIEDDKLHLELYCEGEVCKQVFKKNVNE, encoded by the exons ATGCCAGCCAGCCTCAGTGGCACATGGGACATCATAAGCAGTGTCAACCTTGAGGGCTATATGAAGGTTTTTG GTATCAGTCCTTCCCTGCGAAAGATTGCTCTAAAACTAAAGCTGGGGAAGGTGATCGAGCACCAGGGGGACCAGTTTATCATTAAAACTACCAGCATCTTACGCAACTACACCGTGTCCTTCAGAGTGGGTCAGGAGTTTGAGGAGTTTACCGGGGGGCTTGACAATAGACATGTCAAG TCACTGGTGAAATGGGAGGGGAACAAACTTGTGTGTGAACAgattggagagaaaaagaaccGAGGCTGGGCGCACTGGATAGAAGACGACAAGCTACATCTG gaGCTGTATTGTGAGGGGGAAGTCTGCAAGCAGGTTTTTAAGAAGAACGTGAATGAGTAA